The following are from one region of the Oscarella lobularis chromosome 3, ooOscLobu1.1, whole genome shotgun sequence genome:
- the LOC136185168 gene encoding golgin subfamily A member 7-like, which translates to MAAAVVTEASPSRNGRVAAKRIFIERDYTNGTSVKFQTAYPDELEGRVEEREFQRTITRINEIFDDAEQVGLRSCMEGTLACATFFSIHLCRKTHYEKCLDRVAEYLKEQNRTIYRDRGVRFIDPMERGLRVIEIVFDPSLV; encoded by the exons ATGGCCGCCGCTGTCGTAACT GAAGCTTCGCCGTCTCGAAACGGTCGCGTCGCAGCGAAGCGGATCTTCATCGAGCGCGATTACACGAACGGAACGTCGGTGAAGTTTCAGACGGCCTATCCGGACGAACTCGAAGGACGA GTCGAAGAAAGGGAGTTTCAACGGACAATAACGCGAATCAACGAGATTTTCGACGATGCCGAGCAAGTGGGCTTGAGATCGTGCATGGAAGGTACTCTTGCCTgtgcgacgtttttctccatTCATCTGTGTAGAAAGACTCATTACGAAAAG TGTCTGGATCGTGTCGCCGAATATTTGAAGGAGCAGAATCGTACTATATATCGAGATAGGGGAGTCCGTTTTATTGATCCGATGGAAAGAGGACTCAGAGTG attgaaattgtttttgatCCCAGCTTGGTGTGA